One segment of Macrotis lagotis isolate mMagLag1 chromosome 1, bilby.v1.9.chrom.fasta, whole genome shotgun sequence DNA contains the following:
- the CXCL14 gene encoding C-X-C motif chemokine 14, producing the protein MKLLTGLLLLLLLVLCCVGVEGSKCKCSRKGPKIRYSDVKKLEMKPKYPHCEEKMVIITTKSMSRYRGQEHCLHPKLQSTKRFIKWYNAWNEKRRVYEE; encoded by the exons ATGAAGCTCCTGACGGGActgctgctcctgctgctccTTGTGCTGTGCTGCGTCGGGGTGGAGG GGTCAAAATGCAAATGCTCCAGAAAAGGACCAAAGATAAGATACAGCGATGTCAAGAAACTGGAGATGAAACCAAAGTACCCTCACTGTGAAGAGAAGATGGTTAT CATCACCACCAAGAGCATGTCACGGTACCGGGGACAAGAACACTGCCTACATCCCAAACTTCAGAGCACAAAGAGATTTATCAAGTGGTACAATGCATGGAATGAGAAACGCAG ggtCTACGAAGAATAA